The Panulirus ornatus isolate Po-2019 chromosome 5, ASM3632096v1, whole genome shotgun sequence genome includes a window with the following:
- the LOC139746698 gene encoding uncharacterized protein, which translates to MVGLWLMTKALLLLMVVAHIHGFFLLGLAGLLAKKAQMIKNLLSGGAHKQEPKVIVKHVHHQPKPAPVKIVHVPVKQAPKRTTTERTTTEETLPEEIFSDIDITDEYSVDIDVILDGLLKQLRETKRTSERFKKLGRLYILFSFIRILEEGDKRLTLKKINFHGLKIDRKRSTIKELRSLARLLFSNPTLYKYTLKAMMPYIRLSETKITDLDTPDLSHLLRDTTGRASYDIDYIVRKLSLEVRNPNSRRRYPNLLFLCVLFQFIKLLDEGVQDLRLKDIYLPGVEDLEIQPLNIQQIKILAKRFHSDPEFYRSSLKAIFPGVNFVQTDIEEPGLSNIKIPIVAPLPPQVSSKPLDITVSLLKSLIFPDYAKDNWKQLVNVLPANEVYDVPTKTKASWKNLITYLLFPTQKRQSGQLSVFNMPDLSDLLIRVKGQTSIDLDDVLYSLFKQLKKPNINGKYQDLSLLYLLFYCLKILQDGGANVSLETVQVPGLKIEKQSSNIQHIKILAQLLYSHPQLYQYTMKALFPKISADTTKRSVSDSDCPSTNTEDDETHK; encoded by the exons ATGGTCGGTCTTTGGTTGATGACGAAGGCGCTGTTGCTGCTGATGGTAGTGGCGCACATCCACGGCTTCTTTCTACTCGG ATTGGCTGGACTGTTAGCCAAAAAGGCCCAGATGATCAAAAATCTCCTGTCTGGAGGAGCACACAAGCAAGAGCCGAAGGTTATAGTCAAACACGTCCACCACCAACCGAAGCCCGCACCTGTGAAGATTGTTCACGTCCCTGTAAAAC AAGCACCCAAAAGAACTACAACGGAAAGAACTACAACTGAAGAAACTCTACCTGAAGAAATTTTCTCTGACATTGACATCACGGACGAGTACTCCGTTGACATAGACGTGATACTGGACGGCCTCTTGAAACAGCTCAGAGAGACGAAGAGAACGTCCGAAAGGTTCAAAAAGTTAGGTCGTCTATACATCCTCTTCTCCTTCATCCGAATCCTTGAAGAAGGTGACAAAAGACTAACGTTGAAGAAGATAAACTTCCACGGCTTGAAGATCGATAGGAAGCGCTCGACGATAAAGGAGTTGAGATCCTTAGCAAGGCTCCTCTTCTCGAATCCAACCCTGTATAAATACACCCTAAAGGCCATGATGCCATACATTCGCCTCTCCGAGACGAAGATCACTGACTTGGATACACCAGACTTGAGCCACCTCCTCAGGGACACCACAGGTCGGGCTTCGTATGACATCGACTATATAGTGCGGAAGCTAAGCTTGGAGGTGCGAAACCCGAATTCGAGGAGGAGATATCCAAACCTCCTCTTTTTGTGTGTCCTCTTCCAGTTTATCAAACTGCTCGACGAAGGCGTGCAAGACTTGAGACTGAAGGACATATACCTACCTGGTGTAGAAGATCTGGAGATTCAACCCCTTAACATCCAACAGATCAAAATCCTGGCGAAGCGTTTTCATTCAGATCCCGAGTTTTATCGCAGTAGTTTAAAAGCCATTTTCCCCGGGGTGAACTTCGTCCAAACGGACATCGAAGAGCCAGGGTTATCAAACATTAAAATTCCAATCGTAGCTCCCCTTCCTCCACAGGTCAGCTCAAAACCACTCGATATAACAGTTTCTTTGCTGAAAAGTCTGATTTTCCCCGACTACGCAAAGGACAATTGGAAACAACTCGTTAATGTCCTTCCAGCTAATGAAGTATACGACGTACCTACCAAGACCAAAGCATCTTGGAAAAACTTAATTACATATTTGCTTTTCCCAACTCAAAAAAGGCAAAGTGGTCAACTCTCAGTCTTCAACATGCCAGACCTAAGTGACCTACTTATAAGAGTCAAAGGTCAGACGTCAATTGATTTGGATGATGTTCTATACAGTCTTTTCAAGCAGCTCAAGAAACCAAATATAAACGGAAAATATCAAGATCTAAGTCTTCTGTATCTGCTCTTTTACTGCTTAAAAATACTTCAAGATGGCGGAGCCAATGTTTCTCTAGAAACCGTGCAGGTACCTGGGCTGAAAATTGAGAAACAGTCGTCTAACATCCAACACATCAAGATATTAGCCCAGCTCCTGTATTCGCATCCACAGCTGTACCAGTATACGATGAAAGCCCTCTTTCCTAAGATCAGCGCTGACACAACCAAACGAAGCGTCAGCGATAGTGACTGCCCATCAACCAACACAGAAGATGATGAGACTCACAAATAA